The Nitrospirota bacterium genome has a segment encoding these proteins:
- a CDS encoding bifunctional (p)ppGpp synthetase/guanosine-3',5'-bis(diphosphate) 3'-pyrophosphohydrolase: protein MSDINTLIKEVLSYNPEADVETLRKSYIFSREAHCSQKRFEGSPYIEHPLAVAAILAEMKMDSTTITAGLLHDTVEDTGTTVEDIRDIFGDDVAFLVESLTKLSRMEFKTREEAKAENFRKMLLAMAKDIRVIVIKFADRLHNLRTLQYLPAHKQHRVALETLEIYAPLANRLGIGWLKTEFEDLSFKYLMPELREELGQKVTKRKEEQEGYIKEVIGIIEEKLREEGLPGRVFGRVKHYYGIYQKMQKQGIPFEQIYDVLGLRIITDTKADCYAILGLIHSRWTPVPGRFKDYIGAPKSNMYQSLHTTVIGPKGEKVEFQIRTEEMDKIAEGGIASHWRYKELGPIKEKDDRYFSWLRELVQSQNDLPDAQEFLETVKGDIFPDVVYVFTPKGDVMELPVDSTPVDFAYSIHTQIGHQCIGAKVNGKIVPLRYRLQNGDTVEIITASGHDPSKDWLKFVKTPRAKARIKQWVKVKEREKSLELGGELLERELRKHDLSPNLARSREILDVTSSFGIHNHEDLLVAIGYGKLSAHQVINKLLPEPEKVEIVPARRRIKRPKEERGIKIKGVDNILFHRSKCCYPVPGDRVIGFVTRGKGVSIHTGDCLNLESLAVDRDRLVEVEWTAGEDVTHPVKIAVSTIDQPGILANLSAAISSANVNIAHADASTTQEKKAFCNFIIEVKDRAQLEGVIKKLIQVNGVMEVKRVKTA from the coding sequence ATATCAGATATAAACACGCTTATAAAAGAGGTGCTCTCCTATAACCCTGAGGCAGATGTGGAGACGCTGAGGAAGTCTTATATATTCTCACGTGAGGCCCACTGCAGCCAGAAGCGTTTTGAGGGCTCACCTTATATAGAGCACCCGCTTGCTGTTGCGGCAATCTTAGCGGAGATGAAGATGGATAGCACTACCATTACAGCAGGACTCCTGCATGACACTGTTGAGGATACAGGTACAACTGTTGAGGATATAAGGGATATCTTTGGAGATGATGTTGCATTCTTAGTTGAGAGTCTTACCAAGCTGAGCAGAATGGAGTTTAAGACAAGGGAAGAGGCTAAGGCTGAGAATTTCAGGAAAATGCTCCTCGCAATGGCAAAAGACATAAGGGTAATAGTCATAAAGTTTGCAGACAGGCTTCATAATCTGCGTACCCTCCAGTATCTGCCCGCGCACAAACAGCACAGGGTGGCCCTTGAAACTCTGGAGATATATGCCCCACTCGCAAATCGCCTCGGTATCGGCTGGCTGAAAACCGAATTTGAAGATTTGAGTTTTAAATACCTCATGCCCGAACTCCGTGAAGAGCTGGGGCAGAAAGTCACGAAGAGGAAAGAAGAACAGGAGGGTTATATTAAAGAGGTAATAGGGATAATAGAGGAAAAGCTTCGTGAAGAAGGGCTTCCAGGCAGAGTCTTTGGACGGGTCAAGCACTATTACGGCATTTACCAGAAGATGCAGAAGCAGGGAATTCCCTTTGAGCAGATTTACGATGTCCTTGGCCTGAGGATAATTACAGACACCAAGGCTGATTGTTATGCCATCCTCGGTCTTATCCATTCTCGGTGGACACCTGTTCCTGGTAGATTCAAGGATTATATTGGTGCCCCGAAGTCTAACATGTATCAGTCCCTGCATACTACGGTAATAGGGCCTAAAGGTGAGAAGGTCGAGTTCCAGATAAGGACAGAGGAGATGGACAAGATAGCTGAAGGGGGTATTGCTTCGCACTGGAGGTATAAGGAGCTAGGGCCTATAAAAGAAAAGGATGACCGATATTTTTCATGGCTGAGGGAGCTTGTTCAGTCTCAGAATGACCTTCCTGATGCTCAGGAATTCCTTGAAACAGTCAAGGGCGATATTTTCCCCGATGTTGTTTATGTCTTTACCCCTAAGGGGGATGTGATGGAACTTCCTGTGGATTCAACTCCTGTTGATTTTGCCTATAGCATCCATACTCAGATAGGGCATCAGTGTATTGGTGCAAAGGTGAACGGGAAAATTGTTCCTTTAAGATATCGCCTGCAGAACGGCGATACAGTTGAGATTATTACTGCTTCTGGCCATGATCCGAGTAAGGACTGGTTGAAGTTCGTTAAGACTCCGAGGGCAAAGGCAAGGATAAAGCAATGGGTGAAAGTAAAAGAGAGGGAAAAGAGCCTTGAGCTTGGAGGGGAGCTTCTTGAAAGAGAACTCAGGAAGCACGATCTGAGCCCTAATTTAGCAAGGTCCAGAGAAATTCTTGATGTGACCAGCTCTTTTGGGATTCACAATCATGAGGATCTTTTAGTAGCTATAGGTTACGGTAAACTCTCTGCACATCAAGTTATAAATAAACTTTTGCCTGAACCTGAAAAGGTTGAGATTGTGCCGGCAAGAAGGAGAATTAAAAGGCCAAAAGAAGAAAGGGGCATAAAGATTAAAGGTGTGGATAACATCCTTTTTCACCGTTCAAAATGTTGTTACCCTGTGCCAGGAGACAGAGTTATAGGTTTTGTGACAAGAGGCAAGGGGGTTTCGATTCATACAGGTGACTGCCTTAACCTTGAGTCACTCGCTGTTGACAGAGACCGTTTGGTAGAGGTGGAGTGGACTGCAGGAGAAGATGTTACCCATCCTGTGAAGATCGCTGTGTCTACGATTGATCAGCCAGGTATACTTGCAAATCTGAGCGCGGCAATTTCATCTGCTAATGTCAATATAGCTCATGCAGATGCCTCGACAACACAGGAAAAGAAGGCCTTCTGCAACTTTATAATAGAGGTTAAAGACAGGGCCCAGCTCGAAGGGGTTATTAAAAAGCTTATCCAGGTAAATGGTGTTATGGAAGTTAAAAGGGTCAAGACAGCATAG
- a CDS encoding ABC transporter permease, translating to MDFLAKLGEWFLSVVKEMGKMAIFLGNAIYLIFTPPFKYKLLLRQIRFLGTRSMSIILLTGAFTGMVLGLQLFYTLRKFGSEALLGPAIALSLIRELGPVFSALMITGRTGSALTAEIGMMRISEQIDALYSMALNPIKYLIAPNILGGMIAFPLLTAIFDVVGIYGGYFVGVKLLGISSGTYFSEMKTFVEMEDIFAGIYKSLSFGIIVTWICCYKGFYSGYGAEGVSKATTEAVVLSSVLILVGDYVIGSMLL from the coding sequence TTGGATTTTTTAGCTAAATTAGGTGAGTGGTTCCTCTCTGTTGTCAAAGAGATGGGGAAGATGGCTATTTTTCTTGGCAACGCTATATATTTAATCTTCACCCCACCCTTTAAATACAAATTACTCCTGAGGCAGATCAGGTTTCTCGGTACAAGGTCCATGTCTATAATCCTTCTCACAGGCGCCTTTACCGGGATGGTGCTGGGGCTACAGTTGTTTTATACCCTGAGGAAATTTGGCTCTGAGGCACTGCTCGGGCCTGCAATTGCATTGAGTCTTATACGGGAACTCGGACCGGTATTTTCAGCCCTCATGATAACCGGCAGGACAGGTTCAGCCTTAACCGCAGAAATAGGAATGATGAGAATATCTGAGCAGATAGACGCATTATATTCAATGGCACTGAATCCGATAAAATATCTCATAGCCCCCAATATCTTAGGTGGAATGATTGCTTTTCCGTTACTGACAGCTATCTTCGATGTTGTAGGCATTTATGGTGGCTATTTCGTAGGGGTAAAGCTTCTCGGCATAAGCTCGGGGACATATTTTTCTGAAATGAAGACATTTGTTGAGATGGAAGATATCTTTGCAGGTATTTACAAGTCCTTGAGTTTTGGTATTATAGTGACCTGGATCTGTTGTTATAAAGGTTTTTACTCGGGTTATGGTGCTGAAGGAGTGAGCAAGGCGACAACCGAGGCGGTTGTGCTGTCATCTGTCCTTATCCTTGTAGGGGACTATGTTATAGGTTCGATGCTGCTATGA
- a CDS encoding ABC transporter ATP-binding protein: MIELIDVEKSFNGLKVLDGVTLKIEAGEIITIMGKSGGGKTVLMKHFIGLLKPDVGQVLIDGEDITFLKGKELDRIREKFGFLFQGGALFDSMTVLQNITFPLIERTDLDVETINDRAINVLTHVGLKGTEGKYPAELSGGMKKRVALARALVMEPEILLFDEPTTGLDPIIRTSIHQLIKDAHREFGFTGVIISHEVPGIFEVSDRIAMLHEGKIIEVGTPEEIINSSNPAVRQFVTGSIEGPIETIFY; the protein is encoded by the coding sequence ATAATAGAACTTATAGACGTTGAAAAATCCTTTAATGGGCTAAAGGTGCTGGATGGCGTAACCCTGAAGATAGAGGCAGGAGAGATTATAACCATTATGGGGAAAAGTGGTGGGGGCAAAACCGTCCTCATGAAGCACTTTATAGGGCTGCTGAAACCTGATGTAGGCCAGGTGCTTATAGATGGTGAAGATATTACCTTTTTAAAAGGTAAGGAACTCGATAGAATAAGAGAGAAATTCGGGTTTCTCTTTCAGGGAGGCGCACTGTTTGATTCCATGACAGTGCTTCAAAATATTACATTTCCTCTAATAGAGAGGACCGATTTGGACGTAGAAACCATAAATGACAGAGCAATTAATGTCTTAACCCATGTTGGGCTTAAAGGGACAGAGGGGAAATACCCTGCAGAACTGAGCGGTGGCATGAAAAAGAGGGTTGCTCTTGCAAGGGCGCTTGTGATGGAACCAGAGATACTTCTCTTTGATGAGCCTACTACAGGCCTTGACCCTATAATCAGGACATCTATCCATCAATTGATAAAAGATGCTCACAGGGAATTTGGATTTACAGGTGTAATAATAAGTCATGAGGTGCCGGGGATTTTTGAAGTCTCTGATAGGATTGCAATGCTTCATGAAGGCAAGATAATAGAAGTTGGTACCCCTGAAGAGATTATTAACTCCAGTAACCCGGCAGTTCGCCAGTTTGTAACAGGAAGTATAGAAGGGCCTATAGAGACTATTTTTTATTAA
- the mlaD gene encoding outer membrane lipid asymmetry maintenance protein MlaD yields the protein MKKFNLEIAVGIFLLSGILALAFISVKLGKLEIIGGRGYMVYAYFDKAGGIKAGSIVEIAGVGVGTVQSVSLENYQAKLALRLEPSIKLQDDSIASIKTKGLIGEKYVQITPGGSEKLIPPHGRIRETESAVDIEELISKYVFGKV from the coding sequence ATGAAAAAGTTTAACCTTGAGATTGCAGTCGGAATTTTTCTCCTTTCGGGTATCCTCGCCCTGGCCTTTATCTCGGTGAAGCTGGGGAAGCTTGAGATTATTGGTGGAAGGGGCTATATGGTCTATGCCTATTTTGATAAGGCAGGTGGGATAAAGGCAGGCTCTATTGTGGAGATTGCAGGAGTGGGGGTTGGAACGGTGCAGAGTGTATCCCTTGAGAACTACCAGGCAAAACTCGCCCTCAGGCTTGAACCTTCAATTAAGCTCCAGGATGATTCTATTGCCTCAATTAAGACAAAAGGTCTTATAGGAGAGAAGTATGTGCAGATTACGCCTGGCGGCTCAGAGAAACTTATACCCCCCCATGGAAGGATAAGGGAAACCGAGTCTGCTGTGGATATCGAAGAGTTAATTTCAAAATACGTCTTTGGAAAGGTTTAA
- a CDS encoding TolC family protein: protein MANSKSFFIAFFCAMILISFSRASAQEKIVMDLKQCIDKAVDLSPEIGEARYEVQASESKKAQADAARYPQVEFLALTAPSPRARGDQVSSPDDSTRPVISGIFGKGEVSLIQPLYTFGKISSFREASESGIKVSMAGVDKKVSDIVLRIKYLYYSLLLAKDLKRLILEIKDDLVTTIEKVEKQLDLGSPWVDQIDQFKLNAFLGEVDRNLNEAEKSIALAKDALKTSIGIAKNIEFDIIDNTLTREERPIRVLEDYINDSRQLRPEFIQLREGLKAREALVSAEKSNYYPMLFLGARGSLAGASNRDRLHNPFVFDEFNHSYGAVFLGLKWSIDFGITKGKVREADAEHRKLLEKKRFADEGIPFEVRKAYLDIEEASKSIEATEKAYKNARKWIIAAVANFDMGVGEAKEIADAVSVYALTRANNLRSIYNERMSYANLLYATGRDKTEK, encoded by the coding sequence ATGGCTAATTCGAAAAGTTTTTTTATTGCCTTTTTTTGTGCCATGATTCTTATCTCTTTTTCAAGAGCCTCTGCCCAGGAAAAGATTGTGATGGACCTCAAACAGTGTATAGACAAGGCTGTTGACCTGAGCCCTGAAATCGGTGAGGCGCGCTATGAGGTTCAGGCATCGGAAAGCAAAAAGGCCCAGGCAGATGCTGCAAGATACCCACAGGTGGAGTTTCTTGCGTTGACCGCTCCATCGCCGAGGGCAAGGGGCGATCAGGTATCGTCTCCAGATGATTCTACAAGGCCGGTTATTTCAGGGATTTTTGGGAAGGGTGAGGTCAGCCTTATTCAACCACTTTATACATTTGGGAAAATAAGTAGCTTCAGAGAAGCCTCTGAGAGCGGTATAAAAGTGAGCATGGCAGGTGTTGATAAAAAGGTTTCAGATATTGTTTTGAGGATCAAGTATCTCTATTACAGTCTTCTCCTTGCAAAAGACCTCAAAAGACTCATTCTTGAAATAAAGGATGATCTCGTTACTACAATAGAAAAAGTGGAGAAGCAGCTCGACCTCGGTTCTCCATGGGTAGACCAGATAGACCAGTTCAAGCTAAATGCCTTTTTAGGAGAGGTGGATAGAAACTTAAATGAAGCGGAAAAAAGTATAGCACTTGCAAAAGATGCATTAAAGACTTCCATTGGCATAGCTAAGAATATAGAGTTTGATATTATTGATAATACCCTTACAAGAGAAGAAAGACCTATAAGGGTACTGGAAGACTACATAAACGATTCTCGACAGTTACGCCCTGAGTTTATTCAGTTGAGGGAGGGTCTTAAGGCCAGGGAGGCCCTTGTAAGTGCTGAGAAGAGCAATTACTACCCGATGCTATTCCTCGGTGCCAGAGGCTCGCTGGCAGGCGCCTCAAACAGAGATAGACTCCACAACCCCTTTGTCTTTGATGAATTCAATCACTCTTACGGTGCAGTATTTCTCGGTCTCAAGTGGTCTATAGATTTCGGGATAACAAAGGGAAAGGTGAGAGAGGCTGATGCCGAACATAGAAAACTTCTTGAGAAAAAGAGATTTGCCGATGAGGGGATTCCCTTTGAGGTGAGAAAGGCATATCTTGATATCGAGGAAGCAAGCAAGAGCATTGAGGCAACAGAGAAGGCTTACAAAAATGCAAGGAAATGGATCATTGCTGCTGTTGCAAACTTTGATATGGGTGTTGGCGAGGCAAAAGAAATAGCTGATGCGGTTAGTGTCTATGCCCTTACAAGGGCTAACAACCTTAGGTCTATTTACAATGAGAGAATGTCCTATGCTAATCTATTATATGCCACAGGCAGGGATAAAACAGAAAAATAG
- a CDS encoding ABC transporter substrate-binding protein — protein sequence MNSSRFSTLFVVLPVFLMTTLAEAGEPMEQVRASVDKVLNILRDKELKKPEKTEERREKIKTVVHERFNFDEMSKRSLAIHWAQRTPAEKKEFVDLFSDLLERSYTKKIEGYTDEEILYTAESAEGNYAIVKTKVLTKNKTEIPIDYRLIRANTKWEIYDVVIEGVSLINNYRTQFNKIIRSQSYQELVKRMKNKQEAETFVQP from the coding sequence ATGAATTCATCGCGATTTTCAACTTTATTTGTTGTGCTGCCAGTTTTTTTAATGACTACACTGGCTGAAGCTGGCGAACCAATGGAGCAGGTGAGGGCTTCGGTGGATAAGGTTCTGAACATCCTGAGGGATAAGGAACTAAAAAAACCAGAGAAGACCGAAGAGCGGAGAGAAAAAATCAAAACTGTAGTGCATGAGAGATTTAATTTTGATGAGATGTCCAAACGGTCCCTTGCCATTCACTGGGCCCAGAGGACCCCTGCAGAAAAAAAGGAGTTCGTAGACCTTTTTAGCGACCTGCTTGAACGCTCTTATACAAAAAAGATTGAAGGCTATACAGATGAAGAAATCTTATATACAGCGGAATCAGCAGAGGGGAATTACGCAATAGTAAAGACCAAGGTTTTAACCAAAAATAAAACCGAGATACCCATAGATTACAGACTCATCAGGGCAAATACAAAGTGGGAGATTTACGATGTTGTAATTGAGGGTGTAAGTCTAATCAACAATTACAGGACTCAGTTCAATAAAATTATAAGGTCGCAATCATATCAGGAGCTTGTAAAAAGAATGAAAAATAAGCAGGAGGCTGAAACCTTCGTGCAACCATAA
- a CDS encoding methylated-DNA--[protein]-cysteine S-methyltransferase encodes MNTEKSVEHFFDVFESPVGTLYLIFSGKFLVGISFEKPSRMQFKNGAAPREFIGELKGYFEKGRDNFKQKIKFSDGTEFERKVWLLLREIPFGETKTYKWLAERIGKPNACRAVGQALKRNPIPVVLPCHRIIESDGSIGGYSSGVDIKRRLLEMEYYLKLNK; translated from the coding sequence TTGAACACTGAAAAATCTGTTGAGCATTTCTTTGATGTCTTTGAAAGCCCTGTTGGCACCCTCTATTTGATTTTCTCGGGTAAATTTCTTGTCGGGATCTCCTTTGAAAAACCATCACGGATGCAATTCAAAAATGGGGCTGCCCCCAGGGAGTTTATTGGAGAGCTTAAGGGGTATTTTGAGAAGGGCAGGGATAATTTTAAACAGAAGATAAAATTTTCTGATGGGACTGAATTTGAGAGAAAAGTATGGCTTTTACTCAGAGAAATTCCCTTTGGTGAAACTAAAACTTATAAATGGCTTGCAGAAAGAATTGGCAAACCAAATGCCTGCAGGGCTGTGGGCCAGGCCCTTAAAAGGAACCCCATCCCTGTAGTGCTCCCATGTCACAGGATAATAGAATCTGATGGATCTATAGGCGGTTACTCATCAGGAGTTGACATTAAAAGAAGGCTCCTTGAAATGGAGTATTATTTAAAATTAAACAAATAG